One genomic window of Geodermatophilus sp. DSM 44513 includes the following:
- the fdxA gene encoding ferredoxin, giving the protein MTYVITQACVDVLDKACIDECPVDCIYEGDRMLYIHPDECVDCGACEPVCPVEAIYYEDDVPDKWKDFYNANVEFFSDLGSPGGAAKTGRVGKDHPLVAALPPQGEGH; this is encoded by the coding sequence GTGACCTACGTCATCACCCAGGCCTGCGTCGACGTCCTCGACAAGGCGTGCATCGACGAGTGTCCGGTGGACTGCATCTACGAGGGCGACCGGATGCTCTACATCCACCCCGACGAGTGCGTCGACTGCGGCGCCTGCGAGCCGGTGTGCCCGGTGGAGGCCATCTACTACGAGGACGACGTCCCGGACAAGTGGAAGGACTTCTACAACGCCAACGTGGAGTTCTTCTCCGACCTGGGCAGCCCCGGTGGCGCGGCGAAGACCGGCCGGGTCGGCAAGGACCACCCGCTGGTCGCCGCGCTCCCGCCGCAGGGCGAGGGGCACTGA
- the dapC gene encoding succinyldiaminopimelate transaminase gives MPDFPWDSLTGARATAARHPGGVVDLSIGTPVDDTPGLLAAALAGAGNAPGYPTALGTAELRTAAAGWLQRRLGVRLADPLGSVPSVVPTVGSKELVALLPTVLGLRGAGTVLIPEVAYPTYEVGAVLAGLAVRRTDTPPDDATDVVLVWLNSPGNPHGRVLTDDELRAWAAWGRAHGVPVVADECYATLGWDVAPRSLLHPAVAGADHTGLLAVHSLSKQSTAAGYRGGLLSGDPELVRQVWEVRRHLGLLVPTPVQAAMAAALADDAHVDAQRERYRARRARLAPAVRAAGARIDHSAAGLYLWVTRDEDCWTTIDWLAGLGIVAAPGSFYGPAGGRHVRLALTATDERIDAAVERLTA, from the coding sequence CTGCCCGACTTCCCCTGGGACTCCCTCACCGGGGCCCGCGCCACGGCGGCCCGGCACCCGGGCGGGGTCGTGGACCTCTCGATCGGGACCCCGGTCGACGACACCCCCGGACTGCTCGCCGCCGCGCTCGCCGGCGCCGGCAACGCGCCGGGCTACCCGACAGCCCTGGGCACCGCCGAGCTGCGGACGGCGGCGGCCGGGTGGCTGCAGCGCCGGCTCGGCGTCCGGCTGGCCGACCCGCTGGGCTCCGTCCCGTCGGTGGTGCCCACGGTCGGGTCCAAGGAGCTGGTCGCGCTGCTGCCGACCGTGCTGGGGCTGCGCGGCGCCGGCACGGTGCTGATCCCGGAGGTCGCCTACCCGACTTACGAGGTGGGCGCGGTGCTGGCCGGGCTCGCCGTGCGGCGCACCGACACCCCGCCGGACGACGCCACCGACGTGGTCCTGGTGTGGCTGAACTCCCCGGGCAACCCGCACGGCCGGGTGCTGACCGACGACGAGCTGCGTGCCTGGGCCGCCTGGGGCCGAGCGCACGGCGTCCCGGTCGTGGCCGACGAGTGCTACGCGACGCTCGGCTGGGACGTCGCCCCGCGGTCGCTGCTGCACCCCGCGGTCGCGGGGGCGGACCACACCGGCCTGCTGGCGGTGCACTCGCTGTCCAAGCAGTCGACCGCGGCGGGCTACCGCGGGGGGCTGCTGTCCGGCGACCCGGAGCTGGTCCGTCAGGTGTGGGAGGTGCGCCGGCACCTCGGGCTGCTGGTGCCCACCCCCGTGCAGGCCGCCATGGCCGCCGCGCTGGCCGACGACGCGCACGTCGACGCGCAGCGGGAGCGCTACCGCGCCCGCCGCGCCCGACTGGCTCCCGCCGTCCGGGCCGCCGGGGCCCGCATCGACCACTCCGCGGCCGGGCTCTACCTGTGGGTGACCCGCGACGAGGACTGCTGGACGACGATCGACTGGCTGGCGGGCCTGGGCATCGTCGCCGCCCCCGGCTCCTTCTACGGCCCGGCCGGGGGGCGGCACGTCCGCCTGGCGCTCACCGCCACCGACGAGCGCATCGACGCCGCCGTGGAGCGCCTGACGGCATGA
- a CDS encoding aminoglycoside phosphotransferase family protein, giving the protein MTPVTVPATLAAAVADVHGAAGRTWLAGLPDAVTRCADRWGLTLGEPYPASYHWVAPAVRDDGSAVVLKLGLSGDLGAEAAALAAWDGQGAVRLLAGQDDDGTDALLLQAARPGTDLCALPDEEALPVLAAVARRLHAGGAARPAGVRDSADRVALLRAGSPLVPPGLTGRAADVLERLLATAAPAVLCHGDLHHANVLRDGAGWLAIDPHGVWGEPALDAGTALHNPPRAWATVPDLPRLVHRRVALLADGLGVPAARVRAWGLVSAAVGLVWTAQDHGRTDDDVLALALVLAGG; this is encoded by the coding sequence ATGACTCCGGTGACCGTCCCGGCCACCCTGGCCGCGGCAGTGGCCGACGTGCACGGGGCGGCCGGGCGCACCTGGCTCGCCGGGCTGCCCGACGCCGTGACCCGGTGCGCCGACCGCTGGGGGCTGACCCTCGGCGAGCCCTACCCGGCCTCCTACCACTGGGTGGCGCCCGCGGTCCGGGACGACGGCTCGGCCGTCGTCCTCAAGCTGGGCCTGTCCGGCGACCTCGGCGCCGAGGCGGCCGCCCTGGCCGCCTGGGACGGGCAGGGCGCGGTGCGGCTGCTGGCCGGGCAGGACGACGACGGCACCGACGCGCTGCTGCTGCAGGCCGCCCGGCCGGGCACCGACCTGTGCGCCCTGCCCGACGAGGAGGCACTGCCGGTCCTCGCCGCGGTGGCCCGCCGGCTGCACGCCGGCGGGGCGGCGCGGCCGGCCGGTGTCCGCGACAGCGCCGACCGGGTGGCGCTGCTGCGCGCCGGGTCGCCGCTGGTGCCGCCCGGGCTCACCGGGCGGGCCGCGGACGTCCTCGAGCGGCTGCTGGCCACCGCCGCCCCCGCGGTGCTGTGCCACGGCGACCTGCACCACGCCAACGTGCTCCGCGACGGCGCCGGGTGGCTGGCCATCGACCCGCACGGGGTCTGGGGCGAGCCGGCGCTGGACGCCGGCACGGCCCTGCACAACCCCCCGCGGGCGTGGGCGACCGTCCCGGACCTGCCCCGGCTGGTGCACCGGCGGGTGGCGCTGCTCGCCGACGGCCTGGGCGTCCCGGCGGCGCGGGTGCGGGCGTGGGGGCTGGTCAGCGCCGCCGTCGGCCTGGTCTGGACCGCCCAGGACCACGGCCGCACCGACGACGACGTCCTCGCGCTGGCCCTGGTCCTCGCCGGCGGGTGA
- a CDS encoding MFS transporter: MSDRTVQPGATWTTADRRRTRRAALAGGVGTLIEYYDFSLYGYLAVVLAPLFFPSEDPVVSLLSALAVFGTAYLIRPLGGIVFGHLGDRYGRKRALLATLVCMGVGSTLMGVLPTYAQAGVWATVLLVLVRLLQGFSAGGEVGGSATFISESTPRHLKATYGAFTPLGSTGGFALAAAVAGTTTALTTDAQMDSWGWRVPFLLALPLTLFCLWARTRVEETHDGGSGHQEHSPVGHVFRRQPRALAQATAISAATNGTAYIGLTYLSIHLITRLGYEPAPVYWIATAAIGISALCMPLGGLLGDRIGRVRLAEIGFVGYLLLTYPMMALMDDGLAVAALAYLVIMLNTVGAQVGAYTLLPLLFDQRSRYTGVAMGWNLGVIMAGGTAPYLAVWLIERTGNELAPAFFVIVVSLVGLAALASIRRSSLQRVEHGHDREPAGAVGRG; this comes from the coding sequence ATGAGCGACCGGACCGTGCAGCCGGGTGCCACCTGGACCACCGCGGACCGCCGCCGCACCCGCCGGGCCGCGCTGGCCGGCGGGGTCGGCACGCTGATCGAGTACTACGACTTCAGCCTGTACGGCTACCTGGCGGTCGTCCTCGCGCCGCTGTTCTTCCCCAGCGAGGACCCGGTCGTGTCGCTGCTGTCCGCGCTCGCCGTCTTCGGCACGGCCTACCTCATCCGCCCGCTCGGCGGCATCGTCTTCGGGCACCTGGGGGACCGGTACGGCCGCAAGCGGGCGCTGCTGGCCACGCTGGTCTGCATGGGCGTGGGCAGCACCCTGATGGGCGTGCTGCCCACCTACGCCCAGGCGGGCGTGTGGGCGACCGTGCTGCTGGTCCTGGTGCGGCTGCTGCAGGGCTTCTCCGCCGGCGGTGAGGTCGGTGGGTCGGCCACCTTCATCTCCGAGTCGACACCGCGGCACCTCAAGGCGACCTACGGGGCCTTCACGCCGCTGGGGTCGACCGGTGGCTTCGCGCTGGCCGCGGCGGTGGCCGGCACCACCACGGCGCTGACCACCGACGCGCAGATGGACTCCTGGGGCTGGCGGGTGCCCTTCCTGCTGGCCCTCCCGCTGACGCTGTTCTGCCTCTGGGCCCGCACGCGGGTGGAGGAGACCCACGACGGCGGCAGCGGCCACCAGGAGCACTCGCCGGTCGGCCACGTCTTCCGCCGGCAGCCCCGGGCGCTGGCCCAGGCGACCGCGATCAGCGCCGCCACCAACGGGACCGCCTACATCGGGCTGACCTACCTGAGCATCCACCTGATCACCCGGCTGGGGTACGAGCCGGCGCCGGTCTACTGGATCGCGACCGCGGCCATCGGCATCTCGGCGCTGTGCATGCCCCTCGGCGGGCTGCTCGGCGACCGCATCGGCCGGGTGCGACTGGCCGAGATCGGGTTCGTCGGCTACCTCCTGCTGACCTACCCGATGATGGCGCTGATGGACGACGGCCTGGCCGTCGCCGCCCTCGCCTACCTGGTGATCATGCTGAACACCGTCGGCGCGCAGGTGGGCGCCTACACCCTGCTGCCCCTGCTGTTCGACCAGCGCTCGCGCTACACCGGGGTGGCGATGGGCTGGAACCTCGGCGTGATCATGGCCGGCGGCACCGCGCCCTACCTGGCGGTGTGGCTCATCGAGCGCACCGGCAACGAGCTGGCGCCCGCCTTCTTCGTCATCGTGGTGAGCCTGGTCGGGCTGGCCGCGCTGGCCTCGATCCGGCGGAGCTCGCTGCAGCGGGTCGAGCACGGCCACGACCGGGAACCGGCCGGCGCCGTCGGACGCGGCTGA
- a CDS encoding alpha/beta fold hydrolase, giving the protein MSDVLLPGIAATRVATPRLVQSVLHPEGTQPAGPGEAVLFVHGNVSSSLFWQPTLLALADTGPVRPLAVDLRGFGDTDPLPVDARRGVRDWADDVAALVDTLGLARVHLVGWSMGAGVVLQYLLDAPERVASIALVAPVSPYGFGGTAGTEGRRLSEDGAGSGAGAANPAFVAALAAGDTTADTPASPRSVLRAFYVAPGALPLDPQLEDVHVAAMLSTRTGEDHYPGDAAPSATWPGTAPGQRGVLNTLAPTVFDVSGIAGLPHKPPVLWVRGDADAIVSDTSLFDLAHLGSLGAVPGWPGPEVCPPQPMVTQTRALLDCYAAGGGSYRELVLPGVGHSPHVERPQEFVVALLEHLDAAR; this is encoded by the coding sequence ATGAGCGACGTCCTGCTGCCCGGCATCGCCGCCACCCGCGTGGCCACCCCGCGGCTGGTCCAGTCCGTGCTGCACCCCGAGGGGACGCAGCCGGCCGGTCCCGGGGAGGCCGTGCTGTTCGTACACGGCAACGTCAGCTCGTCGCTGTTCTGGCAGCCGACGCTGCTGGCGCTGGCCGACACCGGTCCGGTGCGGCCGCTGGCGGTGGACCTGCGCGGCTTCGGTGACACCGACCCGCTGCCGGTCGACGCACGCCGCGGCGTGCGCGACTGGGCCGACGACGTGGCCGCGCTGGTCGACACCCTGGGCCTGGCGCGGGTGCACCTGGTCGGCTGGAGCATGGGCGCCGGTGTCGTGCTGCAGTACCTGCTCGACGCGCCGGAACGGGTGGCCTCGATCGCACTGGTCGCGCCGGTCTCCCCGTACGGCTTCGGCGGGACGGCGGGCACGGAGGGACGGCGGCTGTCCGAGGACGGCGCCGGGTCGGGCGCGGGCGCGGCCAACCCGGCGTTCGTGGCGGCGCTGGCCGCCGGGGACACCACCGCCGACACCCCGGCCAGCCCGCGGTCGGTGCTGCGCGCCTTCTACGTGGCACCCGGCGCGCTGCCGCTGGACCCGCAGCTGGAGGACGTGCACGTCGCGGCGATGCTGTCCACCCGCACCGGGGAGGACCACTACCCCGGCGACGCCGCCCCCTCCGCCACCTGGCCGGGCACCGCGCCGGGGCAGCGTGGCGTGCTCAACACCCTGGCGCCCACCGTGTTCGACGTGTCCGGGATCGCCGGCCTGCCGCACAAGCCACCCGTGCTGTGGGTCCGCGGCGACGCCGACGCCATCGTCTCCGACACCTCGCTGTTCGACCTGGCCCACCTGGGGTCCCTCGGCGCGGTGCCGGGCTGGCCGGGGCCCGAGGTGTGCCCACCCCAGCCGATGGTCACCCAAACCCGCGCCCTCCTGGACTGCTACGCGGCCGGCGGCGGGTCCTACCGCGAGCTCGTGCTGCCCGGCGTCGGCCACTCCCCGCACGTCGAGCGCCCGCAGGAGTTCGTCGTGGCGCTGCTCGAGCACCTCGACGCCGCCCGGTGA
- the dapD gene encoding 2,3,4,5-tetrahydropyridine-2,6-dicarboxylate N-succinyltransferase produces the protein MTAPASRSAVAAGLATLTPAGTVLDTWYPEPRLGAPEGARGGTERLGALEIAGELGPDYGGLVRSDESRGVEVVAVRTVIADLAAPPADAHDVWLRLHLLSHRLVTPRSISMDGVFGLLSNVAWTSAGPVEAATFNPHRLRAAHGQVTVHGVDKFPRMVDYVIPSGVRVADGDRVRLGAHLAEGTTVMHEGFVNYNAGTLGPSMVEGRISAGVVVGSDSDVGGGASIMGTLSGGGREVVSIGARCLLGANAGIGISLGDDCVVEAGCYVTAGARVTLPDGSVVKAAELSGRDGLLFRRNSVSGALEALPRTGTWGELNAALHAN, from the coding sequence GTGACCGCTCCCGCCTCGCGCTCCGCCGTCGCCGCCGGCCTGGCCACCCTGACCCCCGCGGGCACCGTGCTCGACACCTGGTACCCCGAGCCCCGCCTGGGCGCGCCCGAGGGCGCCCGCGGCGGCACCGAGCGGCTCGGCGCGCTGGAGATCGCCGGCGAGCTCGGCCCCGACTACGGCGGCCTGGTGCGCAGCGACGAGTCCCGCGGCGTCGAGGTGGTCGCCGTCCGCACGGTGATCGCCGACCTCGCCGCACCGCCGGCGGACGCCCACGACGTGTGGCTGCGGCTGCACCTGCTCTCGCACCGGCTGGTCACCCCGCGCAGCATCAGCATGGACGGCGTCTTCGGCCTGCTCAGCAACGTCGCGTGGACCAGCGCCGGCCCGGTCGAGGCGGCGACGTTCAACCCGCACCGGCTGCGCGCCGCGCACGGGCAGGTCACCGTGCACGGCGTCGACAAGTTCCCGCGGATGGTCGACTACGTCATCCCCTCCGGCGTCCGCGTCGCAGACGGCGACCGCGTGCGGCTGGGCGCCCACCTCGCCGAGGGGACGACGGTCATGCACGAGGGGTTCGTCAACTACAACGCCGGCACCCTGGGCCCCTCGATGGTCGAGGGCCGGATCAGCGCCGGCGTGGTGGTCGGCTCCGACAGCGACGTCGGCGGCGGCGCCTCGATCATGGGCACCCTCTCCGGCGGCGGCAGGGAGGTCGTCTCGATCGGCGCGCGCTGCCTGCTCGGCGCCAACGCCGGCATCGGCATCTCCCTGGGCGACGACTGCGTCGTCGAGGCCGGCTGCTACGTCACCGCCGGCGCCCGCGTCACCCTGCCCGACGGCTCGGTCGTCAAGGCCGCCGAGCTCTCCGGCCGCGACGGCCTGCTGTTCCGCCGCAACTCGGTCTCCGGCGCGCTGGAGGCGCTGCCCCGCACCGGGACCTGGGGCGAGCTGAACGCCGCCCTGCACGCCAACTGA
- the dapE gene encoding succinyl-diaminopimelate desuccinylase, with protein sequence MSAPIVLDPAADVLALTRALVDAPSVSGGEAPLADAVEAALRGLGGLEVERVGNTVLARTDLGRPTRVVLAGHLDTVPIAGNVPSRLDEGTGRLYGCGTSDMKAGDAVMLRLAGRFGVPGAAPAHDLTFLFYDNEEVEAVKNGLGRVARERRGWLYGDLAILLEPTDGEIEAGCQGTLRARLETTGRRAHSARSWLGVNAVHALAGPLATLAAYRPREVQIDGCHYREGLNAVGVSGGVAGNVVPDQAALMVNFRYAPDRDEDAAEAHVREVFAEAIAAGATLTVTDNAGGALPGLAEPAAAAFVAAVGRPARAKLGWTDVARFAAFGIPAVNYGPGDPQLAHTREEHVLVERLQPAEDALVAYLSGRPA encoded by the coding sequence GTGAGTGCCCCGATCGTGCTGGACCCCGCCGCCGACGTGCTGGCGCTCACCCGCGCGCTGGTCGACGCCCCGTCGGTGTCCGGCGGCGAGGCCCCGCTGGCCGACGCGGTCGAGGCGGCGCTGCGGGGGCTCGGCGGGCTGGAGGTCGAGCGGGTGGGGAACACCGTCCTCGCCCGGACCGACCTGGGCCGGCCCACCCGCGTCGTCCTCGCCGGCCACCTGGACACCGTGCCGATCGCCGGCAACGTGCCCAGCCGGCTCGACGAGGGCACCGGCCGCCTCTACGGCTGCGGCACCAGCGACATGAAGGCCGGCGACGCGGTCATGCTGCGGCTGGCCGGGCGCTTCGGCGTCCCGGGTGCCGCGCCCGCGCACGACCTCACCTTCCTCTTCTACGACAACGAGGAGGTCGAGGCGGTGAAGAACGGCCTCGGCCGGGTCGCCCGCGAGCGCCGGGGGTGGCTCTACGGCGACCTGGCGATCCTGCTCGAGCCCACCGACGGCGAGATCGAGGCGGGCTGCCAGGGCACCCTGCGCGCCCGGCTGGAGACCACCGGCAGGCGGGCGCACAGTGCGCGCAGCTGGCTGGGTGTCAACGCCGTCCACGCGCTCGCCGGACCGCTCGCCACGCTGGCCGCCTACCGACCCCGCGAGGTGCAGATCGACGGCTGCCACTACCGCGAGGGCCTGAACGCCGTCGGCGTCTCCGGGGGCGTGGCCGGCAACGTCGTCCCGGACCAGGCCGCGCTGATGGTCAACTTCCGCTACGCGCCCGACCGCGACGAGGACGCCGCCGAGGCGCACGTCCGCGAGGTCTTCGCCGAGGCGATCGCCGCCGGCGCCACGCTCACCGTCACCGACAACGCCGGCGGCGCGCTGCCCGGCCTGGCCGAGCCCGCGGCCGCGGCCTTCGTCGCCGCCGTCGGCCGCCCGGCCCGGGCGAAGCTCGGCTGGACCGACGTGGCCCGGTTCGCCGCCTTCGGCATCCCCGCCGTCAACTACGGCCCCGGCGACCCCCAGCTCGCCCACACCCGCGAGGAGCACGTGCTGGTCGAGCGACTGCAGCCGGCCGAGGACGCGCTCGTCGCCTACCTGTCCGGGAGGCCCGCATGA
- a CDS encoding TIGR00730 family Rossman fold protein — protein sequence MTTTPEPAGARKPRPTRHRGPVMLRGGEPDPRLQGTTTDARLLDRRGPTDWVHTDPWRVLRIQSEFVEGFGLLAELPKAVSVFGSARTPRDHPHYASGVAIGAALADAGYAVITGGGPGAMEAANRGASEAGGLSVGLGIELPFEQELNEWVDVGIAFRYFFVRKTMFVKYAQAFVILPGGFGTLDELFEALTLVQTRKVTRFPVVLFGSEYWSGLVDWLRTTMVPAATIKDTDLDLFRVTDDVEEVVRIIRAAEEARTAGDNGGGMRSVPVDDAPSDA from the coding sequence ATGACCACCACCCCCGAGCCCGCCGGAGCCCGCAAGCCGCGGCCCACCCGCCACCGCGGGCCGGTGATGCTGCGCGGCGGGGAGCCCGACCCACGCCTGCAGGGGACGACGACCGACGCGCGGCTGCTGGACCGCCGCGGCCCCACCGACTGGGTGCACACCGACCCGTGGCGGGTGCTGCGCATCCAGAGCGAGTTCGTCGAGGGGTTCGGGCTGCTGGCCGAGCTGCCCAAGGCGGTCAGCGTCTTCGGCAGCGCCCGCACGCCCCGCGACCACCCGCACTACGCCTCGGGCGTGGCGATCGGGGCGGCGCTGGCCGACGCCGGGTACGCGGTCATCACCGGTGGCGGGCCCGGCGCGATGGAGGCGGCCAACCGCGGGGCCTCCGAGGCCGGCGGGCTGTCGGTCGGTCTGGGCATCGAGCTGCCGTTCGAGCAGGAGCTCAACGAGTGGGTGGACGTCGGCATCGCGTTCCGCTACTTCTTCGTCCGCAAGACGATGTTCGTGAAGTACGCGCAGGCCTTCGTCATCCTGCCCGGCGGCTTCGGCACCCTCGACGAGCTGTTCGAGGCGCTCACCCTGGTGCAGACCCGCAAGGTGACCCGCTTCCCCGTGGTGCTGTTCGGCTCGGAGTACTGGTCCGGGCTGGTCGACTGGCTGCGGACGACCATGGTGCCCGCGGCGACGATCAAGGACACCGACCTGGACCTGTTCCGGGTCACCGACGACGTCGAGGAGGTCGTGCGGATCATCCGGGCGGCCGAGGAGGCGCGGACGGCCGGGGACAACGGCGGCGGCATGCGGTCGGTGCCGGTCGACGACGCCCCGAGCGACGCGTGA
- a CDS encoding DivIVA domain-containing protein, protein MLDAVVVVLTVLVVGALLFLGGSVLLGRGETSPPADADRSPLELPVDRPVTADDVRGVRMSVTVRGYRMTEVDWLLEELARALEERDGEVAALRARLEEAGRATPGAEDAPPVGAGGNGSHGDA, encoded by the coding sequence GTGCTCGACGCGGTCGTCGTCGTCCTCACCGTGCTGGTCGTGGGGGCGCTGCTGTTCCTCGGCGGGTCCGTCCTGCTCGGCCGTGGGGAGACGTCCCCGCCGGCCGACGCGGACCGCTCGCCGCTGGAGCTGCCGGTCGACCGGCCGGTCACGGCGGACGACGTCCGCGGGGTGCGCATGTCGGTGACCGTCCGGGGCTACCGGATGACCGAGGTCGACTGGCTGCTCGAGGAGTTGGCCCGGGCGCTCGAGGAGCGCGACGGGGAGGTCGCGGCGCTGCGCGCCCGGCTGGAGGAGGCCGGGCGGGCCACGCCCGGTGCCGAGGACGCGCCGCCCGTCGGGGCCGGCGGGAACGGGAGTCACGGGGATGCCTGA
- a CDS encoding SRPBCC family protein: MPELRVSVDVEAPVPMVWRALVDWERQGEWMPLTDVRVVGGDPHGVGGRIEARTGVPTGDGRHAGLLDTLEITGWDPPRRVDVLHTGRVVRGPGVFEVVPRNAGATVVWTEHLDLPLGRLGRLAWPLVRPFAAYALHFGLSRFRDFARRYPS; the protein is encoded by the coding sequence ATGCCTGAACTACGCGTGTCGGTCGACGTCGAGGCGCCGGTGCCGATGGTGTGGCGCGCGCTGGTCGACTGGGAGCGGCAGGGTGAGTGGATGCCGCTGACCGACGTCCGGGTCGTCGGCGGTGACCCACACGGCGTCGGCGGCCGGATCGAGGCGCGCACCGGGGTGCCGACCGGCGACGGCCGGCACGCCGGCCTGCTGGACACCCTGGAGATCACCGGCTGGGACCCGCCGCGCCGGGTCGACGTGCTGCACACCGGCCGGGTGGTGCGCGGCCCCGGCGTGTTCGAGGTCGTGCCCCGCAACGCGGGCGCCACGGTGGTGTGGACCGAGCACCTCGACCTGCCGCTGGGCCGCCTCGGCCGCCTGGCGTGGCCGCTGGTGCGCCCGTTCGCGGCCTACGCGCTGCACTTCGGGCTCAGCCGGTTTCGCGACTTCGCCCGCCGCTACCCGAGCTGA
- a CDS encoding Uma2 family endonuclease, giving the protein MSTAPALQPALMTAEQLVELPDAGKRHELVEGVLLSMAPAGGRHGSTGARLLIRVGTFVEDRDLGDVFTAETGFLLRRDPDTVRAPDVAFIASDRVAEARVPGFIPLAPDLVAEVVSPSDRATDVTAKALAWLDAGVRLVWVVDPETRTVTVYRPDGVRVLRGADALDGGDVLPGFTLPLTGLWG; this is encoded by the coding sequence ATGTCCACTGCGCCGGCCCTGCAGCCCGCGCTGATGACCGCCGAGCAGCTCGTCGAGCTGCCCGACGCGGGCAAGCGCCATGAACTCGTCGAAGGAGTGCTGCTGAGCATGGCACCGGCCGGCGGTCGGCACGGCAGCACCGGGGCGCGCCTGCTGATCCGGGTCGGGACCTTCGTGGAGGACCGCGACCTCGGTGACGTCTTCACCGCTGAGACCGGTTTCCTCCTCCGCCGTGACCCCGACACGGTCCGCGCTCCCGACGTCGCCTTCATCGCGTCCGACCGGGTGGCCGAGGCCCGCGTGCCCGGCTTCATCCCGCTGGCGCCCGACCTCGTCGCCGAGGTGGTCAGCCCGTCCGACCGGGCCACGGACGTCACGGCGAAGGCGTTGGCCTGGCTGGACGCCGGGGTGCGGCTGGTCTGGGTGGTCGACCCGGAGACCCGCACGGTGACGGTGTACCGGCCGGACGGCGTACGCGTGCTGCGCGGCGCGGACGCCCTCGACGGCGGGGACGTGCTGCCCGGGTTCACCCTCCCGCTGACCGGGCTGTGGGGGTAA
- a CDS encoding TfoX/Sxy family protein yields MDAAARLTALVDALAGEPGVTPPDTAGPRRFGSRTLTVHGATFAMVVGGALVLKVPEARVTALLADGTGRPFGTDAGRPYREWVSLPQGEPATDLPLAREALDFTRTARP; encoded by the coding sequence GTGGACGCCGCCGCCCGCCTGACCGCCCTCGTCGACGCCCTGGCCGGGGAGCCCGGGGTGACCCCACCGGACACCGCCGGGCCCCGCCGGTTCGGGTCACGCACGCTCACGGTCCACGGGGCGACGTTCGCGATGGTGGTGGGCGGTGCCCTGGTGCTGAAGGTCCCCGAGGCCCGGGTGACCGCGTTGCTCGCCGATGGCACCGGCCGACCGTTCGGCACGGACGCGGGACGGCCCTACCGGGAGTGGGTGTCCCTGCCCCAGGGCGAGCCGGCCACCGACCTGCCGCTGGCCCGCGAGGCGCTGGACTTCACCCGCACCGCGCGCCCCTGA
- a CDS encoding cytochrome c oxidase assembly protein produces the protein MSAVVLALLAAGALYVAAAGRTAWPLLRTASWLAGLAAAAGGAVLSAAHGDLRTHVAGHLLLGMVAPLLLVLAAPVTLALRALPVAAARRLARLLRTAPLRWAADPVVAVPANAAGLWLLYGTGLHAALSHRPGVAAAVAVHVLVSGYLATAAVLAVDPAPHRRSVGVRAGALAAGAAAHDVLATALYAAPPAGVRAAEEGARLMWDGGTVVTLVTAAVLWRRWYVSRGAVRAAESSAAALGRRA, from the coding sequence GTGAGCGCCGTCGTCCTCGCGCTGCTGGCCGCCGGGGCGCTGTACGTCGCGGCCGCCGGGCGCACGGCGTGGCCTCTGCTGCGGACGGCGTCCTGGCTGGCCGGGCTGGCCGCGGCCGCCGGCGGCGCCGTGCTGTCGGCCGCCCACGGGGACCTGCGCACGCACGTGGCCGGCCACCTGCTGCTGGGCATGGTCGCCCCACTCCTGCTGGTCCTGGCCGCCCCGGTCACCCTGGCGCTGCGGGCGCTGCCGGTCGCCGCGGCCCGGCGGCTGGCCCGGCTGCTGCGGACGGCGCCGCTGCGCTGGGCGGCCGACCCGGTGGTCGCCGTCCCGGCCAACGCCGCCGGGCTGTGGCTGCTGTACGGCACCGGCCTGCACGCCGCGCTCAGCCACCGGCCGGGCGTCGCCGCCGCGGTCGCGGTGCACGTGCTGGTGAGCGGCTACCTGGCGACCGCCGCGGTGCTCGCCGTCGACCCCGCGCCGCACCGCCGCTCCGTCGGGGTGCGCGCCGGCGCGCTGGCCGCCGGGGCGGCCGCCCACGACGTGCTGGCCACGGCGCTCTACGCCGCGCCGCCGGCCGGGGTGCGGGCCGCCGAGGAGGGCGCCCGGCTGATGTGGGACGGCGGCACGGTGGTCACCCTGGTCACCGCGGCGGTGCTGTGGCGGCGCTGGTACGTCAGCCGGGGAGCGGTCCGCGCCGCGGAGTCCTCCGCGGCGGCCCTGGGCCGGCGAGCATGA